The following are encoded together in the Pseudomonas xantholysinigenes genome:
- the fdxA gene encoding ferredoxin FdxA has product MTFVVTDNCIKCKYTDCVEVCPVDCFYEGPNFLVIHPDECIDCALCEPECPAQAIFSEDEVPAGMENFIELNAELAEIWPNITEKKDALPDAEEWDGKPGKIADLER; this is encoded by the coding sequence ATGACCTTCGTCGTCACCGACAACTGCATCAAATGCAAGTACACCGACTGCGTGGAAGTCTGTCCGGTGGACTGCTTCTACGAAGGCCCGAACTTCCTGGTGATCCACCCGGACGAGTGCATCGACTGTGCCCTGTGCGAGCCGGAATGCCCGGCCCAGGCCATTTTCTCGGAAGACGAAGTGCCGGCTGGCATGGAGAACTTCATCGAGTTGAACGCAGAACTCGCGGAAATCTGGCCGAACATCACCGAGAAGAAAGACGCCCTGCCAGACGCTGAAGAGTGGGATGGCAAGCCAGGCAAGATTGCCGATCTGGAGCGTTGA
- the rpoS gene encoding RNA polymerase sigma factor RpoS, which produces MALSKEVPEFDIDDDLLLMETGIVLETDVVSDEPAVPSVRTKSKQGASLKQHKYIDYSRALDATQLYLNEIGFSPLLSPEEEVHFARLSQKGDPAGRKRMIESNLRLVVKIARRYVNRGLSLLDLIEEGNLGLIRAVEKFDPERGFRFSTYATWWIRQTIERAIMNQTRTIRLPIHVVKELNVYLRAARELTQKLDHEPSPEEIASLLEKPVAEVKRMLGLNERVSSVDVSLGPDSDKTLLDTLTDDRPTDPCELLQDDDLSQSIDQWLGELTDKQREVVVRRFGLRGHESSTLEDVGLEIGLTRERVRQIQVEGLKRLREILEKNGLSSESLFQ; this is translated from the coding sequence ATGGCTCTCAGTAAAGAAGTGCCGGAGTTTGACATCGACGATGACCTCCTACTGATGGAGACGGGCATCGTTTTGGAAACGGATGTGGTGTCAGACGAACCTGCTGTACCTTCGGTTCGGACCAAGTCGAAACAGGGCGCATCGCTCAAGCAGCACAAGTACATCGATTACAGCCGGGCGCTCGATGCCACCCAGCTGTATCTCAACGAAATCGGCTTTTCGCCTCTGCTCTCGCCAGAGGAGGAAGTCCATTTCGCGCGCCTCTCGCAAAAAGGCGACCCTGCCGGTCGCAAGCGCATGATCGAAAGCAACCTGCGCCTGGTGGTCAAGATCGCGCGCCGCTATGTCAACCGTGGCCTGTCGCTGCTCGACCTGATCGAGGAGGGCAACCTGGGGCTGATCCGTGCGGTGGAGAAATTCGACCCTGAGCGTGGCTTCCGCTTCTCGACCTATGCGACCTGGTGGATCCGCCAGACCATCGAACGGGCGATCATGAACCAGACGCGCACCATCCGCCTGCCCATTCACGTGGTCAAGGAGCTCAACGTCTACCTGCGCGCAGCGCGGGAGCTGACGCAGAAGCTCGACCACGAACCTTCGCCGGAAGAAATCGCCAGCCTGCTGGAAAAACCGGTGGCCGAGGTCAAGCGCATGCTCGGTCTCAACGAGCGGGTTTCCTCGGTGGATGTCTCGCTGGGCCCGGACTCGGACAAGACCCTGCTCGACACGCTCACCGATGATCGCCCCACCGATCCGTGCGAGCTGCTGCAGGATGACGATCTGTCGCAGAGCATCGATCAGTGGCTGGGCGAGCTGACCGACAAGCAGCGTGAAGTGGTGGTGCGTCGCTTTGGCCTGCGTGGGCATGAGAGCAGCACCCTGGAAGACGTAGGGCTGGAAATCGGCTTGACCCGTGAGCGGGTGCGGCAGATCCAGGTCGAGGGCCTCAAGCGCCTGCGCGAAATCCTCGAGAAGAATGGCCTGTCCAGCGAGTCGTTGTTCCAATAG
- a CDS encoding peptidoglycan DD-metalloendopeptidase family protein yields the protein MGHTVMRQRKDRSGLKLLALALAMGTLLAGCSSTGSNGARVVDRNNAAPKRPTVTSGQYIVKPGDTLFSIAFRYGWDYKELAARNNIAAPYTIRPGQPIRFNSGAGGSTTVVTSPSSSSKTTVIRRPVGTTTPPANNGKSATPASSGASQTVAQVPAAERAVGGWTWPANGVLIGKFASNGSLNKGIDIAGDLGQPVFAASDGAVVYAGSGLRGYGELIIIKHSDTYVSAYGHNRRLLVREGQQVKAGQTIAEMGSTGTDRVKLHFEIRRQGKPVDPLQFLPRR from the coding sequence GTGGGTCACACAGTCATGCGGCAGCGCAAGGATCGGTCGGGTTTGAAGCTTCTGGCGCTGGCGTTGGCCATGGGGACCTTGTTGGCTGGTTGCTCCAGCACTGGCTCGAACGGCGCGCGCGTGGTCGACCGCAACAACGCGGCGCCCAAGCGCCCGACCGTCACCTCGGGGCAGTACATCGTCAAGCCCGGCGACACGCTGTTCTCCATCGCTTTCCGCTATGGCTGGGACTACAAGGAGCTGGCGGCGCGCAACAACATCGCCGCGCCCTACACCATCCGTCCTGGCCAGCCGATCCGTTTCAACAGTGGCGCGGGCGGCAGCACCACCGTTGTCACCAGCCCTTCATCGTCGAGCAAGACCACGGTCATCCGCCGTCCGGTCGGGACCACCACGCCACCGGCAAACAATGGCAAAAGTGCCACGCCTGCCTCTTCCGGCGCCTCGCAAACGGTTGCCCAGGTGCCCGCCGCAGAGCGTGCCGTCGGCGGTTGGACGTGGCCGGCGAATGGCGTGCTGATTGGAAAATTCGCTTCAAACGGTAGTTTGAATAAAGGCATTGATATCGCCGGTGATTTGGGACAGCCTGTTTTTGCTGCGTCTGATGGAGCGGTGGTCTACGCCGGCAGTGGCTTGAGGGGCTATGGCGAGCTCATCATCATCAAACACAGCGATACCTACGTCAGTGCCTACGGTCACAACCGCAGGCTTTTGGTTCGGGAGGGGCAGCAGGTCAAGGCAGGGCAGACGATCGCAGAAATGGGGTCCACGGGCACTGATCGGGTGAAGCTGCATTTCGAGATTCGCCGCCAGGGCAAACCCGTCGACCCACTCCAGTTCCTGCCACGCCGTTGA
- a CDS encoding protein-L-isoaspartate(D-aspartate) O-methyltransferase produces the protein MTSQRTRERLIQRLYEEGVSNAKVLEVIRRTPRHLFVDEALAHRAYEDTALPIGHNQTISQPFMVAHMSELLLEAGPLDKVLEIGTGSGYQTAILAQLVERVFSVERIKVLQDRAKERLVELNLRNVVFRWGDGCEGWPALAPYNGIIVTAVAPEVPQALLDQLAPGGRMVIPVGPAGEAQQLMLIVREEQGFSRRVLGAVRFVPLLNGPLA, from the coding sequence ATGACCTCCCAGCGCACCCGCGAGCGGCTGATACAGCGCCTGTACGAAGAGGGCGTGTCGAACGCCAAGGTGCTCGAAGTCATCCGCCGCACGCCGCGCCACCTGTTCGTCGACGAAGCCCTGGCCCATCGTGCCTACGAAGACACGGCGCTGCCGATTGGCCATAACCAGACCATCTCCCAGCCCTTCATGGTCGCGCACATGAGCGAACTGCTGCTGGAGGCCGGGCCGCTGGACAAGGTGCTGGAGATCGGCACTGGCTCCGGTTACCAGACGGCGATCCTTGCCCAGCTGGTGGAGCGGGTGTTCTCGGTGGAGCGGATCAAGGTCCTGCAGGACCGGGCCAAGGAGCGCCTGGTCGAGCTCAACCTGCGCAACGTGGTGTTCCGCTGGGGCGACGGCTGTGAGGGCTGGCCGGCGTTGGCACCCTATAACGGCATCATCGTCACTGCCGTGGCGCCGGAAGTGCCCCAGGCACTGCTCGACCAGCTGGCGCCCGGGGGGCGCATGGTGATCCCGGTCGGGCCGGCGGGAGAAGCCCAGCAACTGATGCTGATCGTGCGCGAAGAGCAGGGTTTTTCGCGTCGAGTGCTGGGCGCGGTGCGTTTCGTGCCGCTGCTCAACGGCCCCTTGGCCTGA
- the surE gene encoding 5'/3'-nucleotidase SurE — protein sequence MRILISNDDGVTAPGIAALHDALADYAECMVIAPDQDKSGASSSLTLDRPLHPQTLANGFISLNGTPTDCVHLGLNGLLEHTPDMVVSGINLGANLGDDVLYSGTVAAALEGRFLGGTSLAFSLLSRQVDNLPAAAYIARRLVEAQARLELPPRTVLNINIPNLPLEHIRGIQLTRLGHRARAAAPTKVVNPRGKEGYWIAVAGDAEDGGPGTDFHAVMQGYVSITPLQLDRTFNDAFERFEGWLEGVL from the coding sequence ATGCGTATTCTGATTTCGAATGACGACGGTGTTACCGCACCTGGCATCGCCGCGCTGCACGACGCGCTGGCGGACTACGCCGAATGCATGGTAATTGCCCCGGATCAAGACAAGAGCGGCGCCAGCAGTTCGCTGACGCTGGACCGGCCGCTGCATCCGCAGACCCTGGCCAACGGTTTCATCAGCCTCAATGGCACGCCGACCGACTGCGTGCACCTGGGGCTCAATGGCTTGCTCGAGCACACCCCCGACATGGTGGTGTCCGGTATCAACCTGGGCGCCAACCTGGGTGACGACGTGCTGTACTCCGGTACGGTCGCCGCCGCGCTGGAGGGGCGTTTCCTCGGCGGCACGTCGCTGGCCTTCTCGCTGCTCTCGCGTCAGGTCGACAATCTGCCGGCCGCCGCCTACATCGCCCGGCGCCTGGTCGAGGCGCAAGCACGCCTGGAACTGCCGCCGCGCACGGTGCTCAACATCAACATTCCCAACCTGCCGCTGGAGCACATCCGGGGTATCCAGCTCACCCGCCTGGGGCACCGGGCGCGTGCTGCGGCACCGACCAAAGTGGTCAATCCGCGTGGCAAGGAAGGCTACTGGATCGCCGTGGCCGGTGACGCCGAGGACGGCGGCCCGGGCACTGACTTCCATGCGGTGATGCAAGGCTATGTGTCGATCACGCCGTTGCAGCTGGACCGCACCTTCAACGATGCCTTCGAGCGTTTCGAGGGCTGGCTGGAGGGCGTGCTCTGA
- the truD gene encoding tRNA pseudouridine(13) synthase TruD, translated as MTELELLGPRASGEALGTAVLKAVAEDFQVDEVLDIPLSGQGEHLWLWVEKRDLNTEEAARRLARAAGVPVRAISYAGLKDRQALTRQWFSLHLPGKADPDLSRAEDDTLRVLKQVRHQRKLQRGAHSANGFTLRLTALQADHQALDTRLEQLKQQGVPNYFGSQRFGHAGGNVHDAQDWAARQALPEQRNVRSRLLSAGRSYLFNQVLAERVADGSWQRAQVGDLLAFTDKRSFFVAGEAECDDPRLAILDLHPTGPLWGAGEAPSQGVTHALESAVAARHPALCDWLARAGMDHERRILRLPIGRLTWHYPEPDILQLEFVLPAGCFATVVVRELVDLVPAGQTDSPCVF; from the coding sequence ATGACCGAACTGGAACTGCTGGGCCCACGGGCCTCGGGCGAGGCCTTGGGCACTGCGGTGCTCAAGGCGGTGGCCGAAGACTTCCAGGTCGATGAAGTCCTCGATATCCCGCTGTCTGGCCAAGGCGAGCACCTGTGGCTGTGGGTCGAGAAGCGCGACCTCAATACCGAGGAAGCGGCCCGCCGCCTGGCCCGCGCCGCCGGCGTGCCGGTGCGCGCCATCAGCTATGCCGGCCTCAAGGACCGCCAGGCCCTGACCCGCCAGTGGTTCAGCCTGCACCTGCCGGGCAAGGCCGACCCGGATCTGTCCCGCGCCGAGGACGACACCCTGCGTGTGCTCAAGCAGGTCCGCCACCAGCGCAAACTGCAGCGTGGCGCCCATTCGGCCAACGGCTTCACCCTGCGTCTGACCGCGTTGCAGGCCGACCACCAGGCCCTCGATACGCGGCTGGAACAACTCAAGCAGCAGGGCGTGCCGAATTACTTCGGCAGCCAGCGCTTTGGTCATGCCGGTGGCAATGTGCACGATGCTCAGGACTGGGCCGCGCGCCAGGCCCTGCCCGAGCAGCGCAACGTGCGTTCGCGGCTGCTCTCGGCCGGGCGCAGCTACCTGTTCAACCAGGTCCTGGCCGAACGGGTCGCCGATGGCAGTTGGCAGCGCGCTCAGGTCGGCGACCTGCTGGCCTTTACCGACAAGCGCAGCTTCTTTGTGGCCGGCGAGGCCGAATGCGACGATCCACGCCTGGCCATTCTCGACCTGCACCCGACCGGTCCGCTGTGGGGCGCGGGCGAAGCCCCGAGCCAGGGTGTAACCCACGCGCTCGAGTCTGCGGTCGCCGCGCGCCACCCGGCGCTGTGCGATTGGCTGGCGCGAGCGGGCATGGATCACGAACGGCGCATTCTGCGGCTCCCTATTGGGCGGCTGACGTGGCATTATCCCGAGCCTGATATCCTGCAACTGGAATTCGTCCTTCCGGCCGGATGCTTCGCCACCGTGGTGGTGCGCGAACTCGTCGATCTGGTGCCGGCAGGGCAGACGGACAGCCCATGCGTATTCTGA
- the ispF gene encoding 2-C-methyl-D-erythritol 2,4-cyclodiphosphate synthase: MRIGHGYDVHRFCDGDFITLGGVRIPHKFGLLAHSDGDVLLHAVSDALLGAAALGDIGKHFPDTDARYKGIDSRELLRHVLRIVGEKGWKVGNIDATIVAQAPRMAPHIETMRQYVAADLQVELDQVNVKATTEEKLGFTGREEGIAVHAVALLLPA, from the coding sequence ATGCGTATTGGCCACGGCTACGATGTCCACCGCTTCTGCGACGGTGATTTCATTACCCTGGGCGGGGTGCGTATCCCCCATAAATTCGGCCTGCTGGCCCACTCCGACGGCGATGTGCTGCTGCACGCGGTGAGCGACGCGTTGCTGGGGGCCGCGGCGCTGGGCGATATCGGCAAGCACTTCCCCGATACCGATGCGCGCTACAAAGGTATCGATAGCCGCGAGTTGTTGCGTCATGTGCTGCGTATCGTCGGCGAAAAGGGCTGGAAGGTCGGTAACATCGACGCCACCATCGTCGCCCAGGCGCCGCGCATGGCCCCGCACATCGAGACCATGCGTCAGTACGTCGCCGCCGACCTGCAAGTCGAACTCGACCAGGTCAACGTCAAGGCCACCACCGAAGAGAAGCTGGGCTTCACTGGCCGTGAGGAGGGCATCGCCGTGCATGCGGTCGCCCTGCTGCTGCCAGCATGA
- the fghA gene encoding S-formylglutathione hydrolase produces the protein MTLENISCQKSFGGWHKRYRHSSKVLGCDMVFAVYLPPQAEQGEQLPVLYWLSGLTCTDENFMHKAGAQRLAAELGLIIVAPDTSPRGEQVPGDPDGAWDFGLGAGFYLNATQQPWAQHYRMHDYVVHELPALIEAHFPASDQRSISGHSMGGHGALVCALRNPGRYRSVSAFSPISNPMDCPWGEKAFSRYLGEDRSCWREWDASVLLAQARECPPLLVDQGDRDDFLELQLKPQALEQAARKGGHALTLRLQPGYDHSYYFIASFIDEHLRHHAVALGRV, from the coding sequence ATGACGCTGGAAAATATCTCCTGCCAGAAGAGCTTCGGCGGCTGGCACAAGCGTTACCGGCACAGCTCCAAGGTGCTTGGCTGCGACATGGTGTTCGCCGTGTACTTGCCGCCCCAGGCCGAGCAAGGTGAGCAGCTGCCTGTGCTGTACTGGCTCAGCGGCCTGACCTGCACCGACGAGAACTTCATGCACAAGGCCGGTGCCCAGCGCCTGGCCGCGGAGCTTGGGCTGATCATCGTCGCCCCGGATACCAGCCCGCGTGGCGAGCAGGTGCCGGGCGATCCGGATGGCGCCTGGGACTTCGGCTTGGGCGCCGGTTTCTACCTCAACGCCACCCAGCAGCCCTGGGCGCAGCACTACCGCATGCATGACTACGTGGTGCATGAGTTGCCGGCGTTGATCGAAGCGCACTTCCCGGCGTCCGACCAGCGCAGTATCAGCGGTCACTCCATGGGCGGGCATGGCGCGTTGGTCTGCGCCTTGCGCAACCCGGGCCGCTACCGTTCGGTGTCGGCGTTCTCGCCGATCAGCAACCCGATGGATTGTCCGTGGGGCGAGAAGGCGTTTTCGCGCTACCTCGGTGAAGACCGTTCGTGCTGGCGCGAGTGGGATGCCAGCGTGCTGCTGGCGCAAGCGCGCGAATGCCCGCCGCTGCTGGTGGATCAAGGTGATCGCGACGACTTCCTCGAGCTGCAGCTCAAGCCACAAGCACTGGAGCAGGCGGCACGCAAGGGCGGGCATGCACTGACCCTGCGCCTGCAGCCGGGCTATGACCACAGCTACTACTTCATCGCCAGCTTCATCGATGAACACCTGCGTCATCACGCGGTGGCGTTGGGGCGGGTTTAG
- a CDS encoding S-(hydroxymethyl)glutathione dehydrogenase/class III alcohol dehydrogenase, whose amino-acid sequence MIKSRAAVAFEAKKPLEIVEVDVAMPKAGEVLLRVIASGVCHTDAYTLSGADPEGIFPSILGHEGGAIVEAVGEGVTSVAVGDHVIPLYTPECGKCKFCLSGKTNLCQAIRATQGKGLMPDGTTRFSYKGQQLFHYMGTSTFSEYTVLPEISVAKIQKEAPLEKVCLLGCGVTTGIGAVLNTAKVKPGDTVAIFGLGGIGLSAIIGAVKAKASRIIAIDINPAKFEIARQLGATDCINPKDYDRPIQEVIVDLTDGGVDFSFECIGNVQLMRAALECCHKGWGESVIIGVAGAGQEIATRPFQLVTGRVWRGSAFGGVRGRSELPSYVEMAEKGEIPLDTFITHTMGLEDINKAFDLMHEGKSIRSVIHF is encoded by the coding sequence ATGATCAAATCCCGTGCTGCCGTAGCCTTCGAAGCCAAGAAACCCCTGGAAATCGTCGAAGTCGACGTGGCCATGCCCAAGGCCGGTGAAGTCCTGTTGCGCGTTATCGCATCCGGGGTCTGCCATACCGACGCCTACACGCTGTCTGGCGCCGACCCGGAAGGCATCTTCCCGTCGATCCTCGGCCATGAGGGCGGGGCGATCGTCGAAGCGGTGGGCGAGGGCGTCACCTCCGTTGCCGTGGGCGACCATGTGATCCCGCTGTACACCCCCGAGTGCGGCAAGTGCAAATTCTGCCTGTCGGGCAAGACCAATCTGTGCCAGGCCATCCGCGCCACCCAGGGCAAGGGCCTGATGCCCGACGGCACCACCCGCTTCAGCTACAAGGGCCAGCAGCTGTTCCACTACATGGGCACCTCGACCTTCTCCGAGTACACCGTGCTGCCGGAAATCTCCGTGGCCAAGATCCAGAAAGAAGCGCCGCTGGAAAAGGTCTGCCTGCTCGGTTGCGGCGTCACCACCGGCATCGGCGCGGTACTGAATACCGCCAAGGTCAAGCCGGGCGATACCGTGGCCATCTTCGGCCTGGGCGGCATCGGCCTGTCGGCGATCATCGGCGCGGTCAAGGCCAAGGCCTCGCGCATCATCGCCATCGACATCAACCCGGCCAAGTTCGAGATTGCCCGCCAATTGGGCGCCACCGATTGCATCAATCCGAAAGACTACGACCGGCCGATCCAGGAAGTGATCGTCGACCTTACCGACGGCGGCGTGGACTTCTCCTTCGAGTGCATCGGCAACGTGCAACTGATGCGCGCGGCGCTGGAGTGCTGCCACAAGGGTTGGGGCGAGTCGGTGATCATCGGCGTCGCCGGTGCCGGCCAGGAAATCGCCACCCGTCCGTTCCAGCTGGTCACCGGGCGCGTCTGGCGCGGTTCGGCGTTCGGCGGCGTGCGTGGCCGCAGCGAGCTGCCCAGCTACGTCGAGATGGCCGAGAAGGGCGAGATCCCACTGGATACCTTCATCACCCATACCATGGGCCTGGAGGACATCAACAAGGCCTTCGACCTGATGCACGAAGGCAAGAGCATCCGTAGCGTTATCCACTTCTGA
- a CDS encoding LysR substrate-binding domain-containing protein → MSSRWEGIDEFVAVAETGQFTAAAERLGVSSSHVSRQIARLEERLQTRLLYRSTRRVTLSEAGQTFLQHCQRLQDGREEALRAMGDLASEPKGLLRMTCAVAYGERFIVPLVTRFMAVYPQLRVDIELSNRTLDLVHEGMDLAIRLGRLQDSRLVATRLAPRRMYLCASPAYLERYGRPHSLSELARHNCLVGSSELWALQQDGREISQRVQGNWRCNSGQAVLDAALQGMGLCQLPDYYVLEHLHSGALVSLLEGHQPPNTAVWALYPQQRHLSPKVRRLVDYLKEGLAQLPEYRQG, encoded by the coding sequence ATGAGCAGCCGCTGGGAAGGGATCGACGAGTTCGTCGCGGTCGCCGAGACAGGCCAGTTCACTGCGGCGGCCGAGCGCCTGGGCGTCTCTTCGTCGCATGTCAGCCGGCAGATCGCCCGCCTCGAAGAGCGCCTGCAGACCCGCCTGCTGTATCGCAGTACCCGGCGCGTCACCCTGAGCGAGGCTGGGCAGACCTTCCTGCAGCACTGCCAGCGCCTACAAGATGGTCGCGAGGAGGCCCTGCGTGCCATGGGCGATCTGGCCAGCGAGCCCAAGGGCCTGCTGCGCATGACCTGCGCCGTGGCCTATGGCGAACGCTTCATCGTGCCACTGGTGACGCGATTCATGGCGGTCTACCCGCAACTGCGCGTGGACATCGAGCTGAGCAACCGCACCCTCGACCTGGTGCACGAAGGCATGGACCTGGCGATTCGCCTCGGACGCCTGCAGGATTCGCGGCTGGTGGCGACACGCCTGGCGCCACGGCGCATGTACCTGTGCGCCTCGCCAGCGTACCTGGAGCGCTACGGGCGGCCGCACAGCCTGTCGGAACTGGCGCGGCACAACTGCCTGGTCGGCAGTTCGGAGCTGTGGGCCTTGCAGCAGGATGGCCGCGAGATCAGCCAGCGGGTGCAGGGCAACTGGCGCTGCAACAGCGGCCAGGCGGTGCTGGATGCGGCATTGCAGGGCATGGGGCTGTGCCAGTTGCCGGACTACTACGTGCTGGAGCATTTGCACAGTGGCGCGCTGGTGTCGTTGCTGGAGGGGCATCAGCCGCCGAATACGGCGGTGTGGGCGCTGTATCCGCAACAGCGTCACCTGTCGCCGAAGGTCAGGCGGTTGGTGGATTACCTGAAGGAAGGGTTGGCGCAGTTGCCGGAGTATCGACAGGGCTGA
- the ispD gene encoding 2-C-methyl-D-erythritol 4-phosphate cytidylyltransferase yields the protein MTHALPAFWAVIPAAGVGARMAADRPKQYLQLGGQTILEHSLDCFLGHPALKGVVVSIAEDDPYWPGLRCASDARIQRAPGGRERADSVLNALLLLHAQGASDDDWVLVHDAARPNLARADLDKLLSVLAEDPVGGLLAIPARDTLKRADGEGRVAATVDRSTVWQAYTPQMFRLGMLHRALAECLVSDVAVTDESSAIEWAGHAPRLVEGRSDNIKVTRPEDLEWLRQRWSARR from the coding sequence ATGACCCATGCATTGCCGGCCTTCTGGGCCGTGATTCCTGCCGCGGGCGTTGGTGCCCGCATGGCTGCCGACCGCCCCAAGCAATATTTGCAGCTGGGTGGGCAGACCATTCTCGAGCACAGTCTCGATTGTTTTCTCGGCCATCCCGCACTCAAGGGCGTGGTGGTCAGCATTGCCGAAGACGACCCCTACTGGCCTGGCCTGCGTTGCGCCAGCGATGCGCGCATCCAGCGCGCGCCAGGTGGTCGCGAGCGCGCCGACTCGGTGCTCAATGCCTTGCTGTTGCTGCACGCCCAGGGGGCGTCGGATGACGACTGGGTGTTGGTGCACGATGCGGCCCGGCCCAACCTGGCGCGTGCCGATCTGGACAAATTGCTGTCAGTCTTGGCTGAAGATCCTGTAGGTGGACTGCTGGCAATTCCTGCGCGGGACACGCTCAAGCGTGCCGATGGCGAGGGTAGGGTGGCTGCCACGGTCGATCGCAGCACCGTCTGGCAGGCCTACACCCCGCAGATGTTTCGCCTCGGCATGTTGCATCGGGCGTTGGCCGAGTGCCTGGTGTCCGATGTGGCGGTCACCGACGAGTCGTCCGCTATCGAATGGGCCGGTCATGCGCCGCGCCTGGTCGAAGGGCGCAGTGACAACATCAAGGTGACCCGTCCGGAGGATCTGGAGTGGTTGCGCCAGCGCTGGAGCGCCCGGCGCTAA
- the ftsB gene encoding cell division protein FtsB: MRSPYWLFLVLLLLLGGLQYRLWVGNGSLAQVTELKQQIAEQHAENERLLERNRVLDAEVLELKKGMETVEERARHELGMVKEGETLYQLPQK, encoded by the coding sequence ATGCGCAGTCCCTATTGGTTGTTCCTCGTCCTGCTCCTGCTGCTCGGCGGCCTGCAATACCGCCTTTGGGTGGGTAACGGCAGCCTGGCGCAAGTGACCGAACTCAAGCAGCAGATCGCCGAACAGCATGCGGAAAACGAACGTCTGCTGGAACGCAATCGCGTGCTCGACGCCGAGGTCCTGGAGTTGAAGAAAGGTATGGAGACCGTGGAAGAACGGGCTCGTCATGAATTGGGGATGGTCAAGGAGGGCGAAACCCTCTACCAGTTGCCGCAGAAATGA
- the eno gene encoding phosphopyruvate hydratase: MAKIVDIKGREVLDSRGNPTVEADVLLDNGIIGSACAPSGASTGSREALELRDGDKSRYLGKGVLKAVANINGPIRDLLLGKDPSDQKALDRAMIELDGTENKAKLGANAILAVSLAAAKAAAQDQDLPLYAHIANLNGTPGQYSMPVPMMNIINGGEHADNNVDIQEFMVQPVGAKTFSDGLRMGTEIFHHLKAVLKARGLNTAVGDEGGFAPNLASNEDALGAIAEAVEKAGYKLGTDVTLALDCAASEFYEDGKYNLSGEGKSFDAEGFADYLKGLTERFPIISIEDGLDESDWAGWKILTDKIGEKVQLVGDDLFVTNTKILKEGIEKGIGNSILIKFNQIGSLTETLEAIQMAKAAGYTAVISHRSGETEDSTIADLAVGTAAGQIKTGSLCRSDRVSKYNQLLRIEEQLGAKAVYRGRAEFRG, from the coding sequence ATGGCAAAGATCGTCGACATCAAAGGTCGTGAAGTTCTCGATTCGCGTGGCAACCCCACCGTGGAAGCCGATGTCCTGCTCGACAACGGCATCATCGGCAGCGCCTGCGCGCCGTCGGGGGCTTCCACTGGCTCGCGCGAAGCGCTGGAGCTGCGTGATGGCGACAAGAGCCGTTACCTGGGCAAGGGCGTGCTGAAGGCCGTCGCCAACATCAACGGCCCGATCCGCGACCTGCTGCTGGGCAAGGACCCATCGGACCAGAAAGCCCTGGACCGCGCCATGATCGAGCTGGACGGTACCGAGAACAAGGCCAAGCTGGGCGCCAACGCCATCCTGGCCGTGTCCCTGGCTGCCGCCAAGGCCGCCGCCCAGGACCAGGACCTGCCGCTGTACGCGCACATCGCCAACCTCAATGGCACTCCGGGTCAATACTCCATGCCGGTGCCGATGATGAACATCATCAACGGCGGCGAGCACGCCGACAACAACGTCGACATCCAGGAGTTCATGGTGCAGCCGGTTGGCGCCAAGACCTTCTCCGACGGCCTGCGCATGGGCACCGAGATCTTCCATCACCTCAAGGCCGTGCTCAAGGCCCGTGGCCTGAACACCGCCGTCGGTGACGAAGGTGGCTTCGCCCCGAACCTGGCCTCCAACGAAGACGCCCTGGGCGCCATCGCCGAAGCGGTCGAGAAGGCTGGCTACAAGCTGGGCACCGACGTCACCCTGGCCCTGGACTGCGCGGCTTCCGAGTTCTACGAAGACGGCAAGTACAACCTGTCCGGTGAAGGCAAGTCGTTCGACGCCGAAGGTTTTGCCGATTACCTGAAGGGCCTGACCGAGCGCTTCCCGATCATCTCGATCGAAGACGGCCTGGACGAGTCCGACTGGGCTGGCTGGAAGATCCTCACCGACAAGATCGGCGAGAAGGTGCAACTGGTCGGCGACGACCTGTTCGTCACCAACACCAAGATCCTCAAGGAAGGCATCGAGAAGGGCATCGGCAACTCGATCCTGATCAAGTTCAACCAGATCGGCTCGCTGACCGAAACCCTCGAAGCCATCCAGATGGCCAAGGCCGCTGGCTACACCGCGGTGATCTCGCACCGTTCCGGTGAAACCGAAGACTCGACCATCGCCGATTTGGCCGTGGGTACCGCCGCTGGTCAGATCAAGACCGGTTCGCTGTGCCGCTCCGACCGCGTCAGCAAGTACAACCAGCTGCTGCGTATCGAAGAGCAACTGGGCGCCAAGGCCGTCTATCGCGGTCGCGCCGAGTTTCGCGGCTGA